The DNA region TTCGCGGTGGTCGCCAACAACGCCTTCCGGAACTATGCGGCAAAGCGATAGGACGAACACGATGAGCACTACTGCGGAAGCTCCGATCGCCGAAACCCCCTCCGGCGGGGCGGTGCCACTGGTCGAACTGAAGAACGCCGGCAAGAGCTACGGCAACATCATCGCGCTCAAGGACATCAATCTGCGGGTCAGCGCCGGTGAGGTGACCGGTGTGCTCGGTGACAACGGCGCCGGCAAGTCGACGCTCATCAAGATCATTGCGGGCCTGCACAAGCCGACCGAGGGCCAATTGCTGATCGACGGCACCCCGATGGAGTTCGCCTCGCCCAAGGACGCGCTGAACGCCGGGATCGCCACGGTGTACCAGGATCTCGCGGTGGTGTCGTTGATGCCGGTGTGGCGCAACTTCTTCCTGGGCAACGAACTGCGCAAGAGGGGCCTGCTGAAGTCGCTGGACAGCAACGCGATGCGGGCGACCACGATAACCGAGCTGAACAAGATGGGCATCGACCTGCCCGATGTCGACGCTCCCATCGGGTCGCTGTCCGGCGGTCAACGCCAGTGCGTGGCGATCGCGCGGGCGATCTTCTTCGGTGCCCGGGTGCTGATCCTGGACGAGCCCACCGCGGCGCTCGGCGTCAAGCAATCCGGGATGGTGCTGCGCTACATCACCGCGGCCAAGGAGCAGGGCTTCGGCGTCGTCTTCATCACGCACAACCCGCACCACGCGCACATGGTCGGCGACCATTTCGTGCTGCTGAATCGGGGTCACCAGAAGCTGGACTGCAGCTACGACGAGATCAGCCTGGAAACCTTGACCCAGGAGATGGCCGGCGGCAATGAACTCGAGGCGCTGAGCCACGAACTCGGCCGGACCTGACGCCGGCGGCCTCGTGCCTACCGCGTGACCGCTTCCTGTCACAAACCGGTCATAGATCACGGCGGGTTAAGAATCGACGCCCGGGCCTAAGAAAACCGTTCGCCACCGGCGAATTCGGCCGGTTCCGGGGCTCAGATTGAGGGCTAGGTCACGGCCGGTGGATGTAACGTTTGCGGCCCTCGGGCCGCGCACGCATTCGTCGGTGCGGCGCCCGAAATTGGGTCCGTACCGTGGTTTTCAGGACGGGGAACCGCAACACTCGAAGAGGAATCAATTGATCATGAAATCCAATCCTGGAATCAGCCGTCGCATTGCCGGCGTCTCCGTGGGTGCGCTGCTCGGGGGAGCCGTTGCCGCGACCATCGCGATACCGGCGGCCTCGGCGGCGCCCGACTGCAGCCCCGGCGGCGTGGCCAACACCGTCAACACCGTGCAGACCTCGGCGCTGTCCTATCTCGACGGACATCCCGGCGCCAACCAGGCCCTGATGTCGGCGCGCGGCAAGGCGCCGGCGCAGGCCGCCGCCGATGTGCGGGCCTACTTCACGGCCAACCCCGCGGAGTACTACGAACTCCGCGGCATCCTGGCTCCCATCGGCGAGACCCAGAGCCAGTGCAACGTCTCGGCATTGCCGCCGACGCTGTCGGCCGCCTACGACCAGTTCATGGCGGGCTGAGACCTCACCTGATACCGCAGGACCCAACGAGGCTGCGGTCGCCGCGCGGTGCCAGTCATCGCGTCGGTGATCGCAGCCTCGTTGGGTGAGCGGCGCGGCGCGGGGTCACCCGGAGATGGACCGCAGATAGCTGACGCTTGCCATCACGTCCGACAGCGGTCCGTCCTGCTCGTCGGGTTCGGCGTCGAGAATGGCGTCCTGTTCCATCACGTACCAACCGTCGTAGCCGTTGTCCCGCAGCAGCTTGACGATGCCCGCGATGTCGACGTCGCCGGCGCCCAGCGGGACGTACAGGCCCGCGGCCACGGCATCGGTGTAGGACATGTCGCCGGCCTGAACCTTGGCGCACAGCGCCGCGTCGACGTCCTTGAGGTGGGTGTGCTCGATGCGGTCGGGCGCCAATCTGGTCAGCTCGAGCGGGTCGGTCCCGCCGATCAGCAGGTGCCCGGTGTCCAGGCAGAGCGGGATGCTCGACCCGGCCAGCACCCGGTGCACCTCGGCCCGGTTTTCCACCATGGTGCCGACGTGCGGATGCAGCACGGCCTTGATTCCCCGCTCTGCCGCCGCGGCCGCGAGCCGGTCCAGGTTGGAAAGCAAGGTGGCCCACTGGGAATCATCCAGGACCGGCCTGCTGTCGTAGCCGTCGGCGCCCGTGGCCGCGGCCAGGATCACCAGCCCGGCACCCGCGGCCGACAGCGAATCCAACGGTCCCGCCAGATCTTTGGCGGGGTCGTGGCCGGCGTCGTGCAGAACCACCGGCACGAAGCCGCCGACGCAGGCCAGCCCGAACCCGTCCAGCAGCGCGGTCAACGCCACGGTGTCGGCGGGCAGGAACCCCTCGGGACCGAGTTCGGTGGCGGTCAACCCGGCCCGACGCATTTCGGCGAGCACCCGGTCGGGACCGAGTTGATGGCCCCAACCGGGCACCTCGCACACGCCCCAGGAGATGGGCGCACCCGCGATCTTCATCGCCGGACCTCCTCGATGGTGATCGGGGCGTTGCGTCGCAGCGACTCGGCGGCGGCCTCGGCGATCCAGGCCACCTCGACCGCGTCGGCGACGGTGGCGCCCGAAACCGGGCCGCCCTGCACCACTTTCAGAAAACCCTCGAGCTCGGTGCGGAACGCCGCGGCGAATCGGTCCATGAAGAAGCGATGCGGGGCGCCGGTGGGGAACGCCCCCGCGGCGACCGCGTCGGCGTTGCGGACCGGGACGCCCTGATCCCAGCCGGCGACGACGGTGTCGTCGAACCCGTGCACCTCCAACCGGCAGTCGTAGCCGCGGCCGTTGTAGCGGGCCGCGGACACCAGACCGAGGGCACCGCCGTCGAATCTCACGGTGACCGCGGCGGTGTCCACGTCGCCGTACTCGCTGAACAGCGGATCGCCCTGCACGCTGCCGGTGGCGTAGACCTCGATCGCTTCCTGTCCGGTGATCCAGCGCAAGGCATCGAAGTCGTGCACGGCGCAGTCCCGGAAGATGCCGCCGGAACCGGCGATGTACTCCATCGGCGGGGGAGCCGGATCCATCGTGGTGCTCCGCACGGTGTGCAGCGTGCCCAGCGCACCGCTGTCCACCGCGGCCTTGACCGCGCTGAAGGCCGCGTCGAAGCGGCGCTGATAGCCGATCTGCACCGGCACCCCGGAGCGTGCGATGACCTCGGCGACGGCCGCGCTCTCGGCCGCTGTGCCCGCCACGGGCTTTTCGCAGAACGTCGGCAGGTGCCGTTCGACGGCGTCCAGCGTCAGCTCGGCATGTGCCGGTGTCGCCGCGGCCACCACCACCCCGTCGACCCCGGAGGACAGCAGCGCTTCGACCGAATCGACCGGGGTGGCCCCGTATTTCGTAGCCACCTGACGGGCCACATCCGGCCGTTCGTCGGTGATCACCAGCCGGTCGACCCCCGGCAGGTTGGTCAGCGTATCGGCGTGGAAGGCGCCGATACGGCCCAGCCCGATCAGTCCGAGGGTGGTCATGGCGGTCTCCGTTCGTGGTGCGAGCGCAATGCGGCGTCGAGGCGGGTGCGCTGGGTTGGCTAGTTCGCCTCGGCGCGCTGGGCGCGGGCCGTCGTCGGCACTGTGGACATGGCGCCAGTCTTGCTGTGGAATGGACCACAATCAACACCAAAAAGCCGTCAAAAAACCCTCAAGCCAGAGTGCCAAGCAGCCGCAAACTTCCCGCTAAGGAGCCTGAACGGGGGAAGTGTTCGTCTGCTGGCGACGGAAGGAGACCTGCGCCATGGCGCACCGCTACAAAGTGCGCGAAATCGCCCAGCAGGCGGGCCTGAGCGAGGCGACCGTCGACCGGGTGCTCAACAACCGCCCGGGCGTGCGGGAGAACACCCGCGCCGAGGTTCGCCAAGCCATCGCCGACCTGGACAAACAGCGGGCTCAACTGCGGCTCAACGGCCGGCGCTACCTGATCGACGTGGTCATGCAGACCCCGACGCGGTTCTCCGATGCGTTCCGCGAGGCCGTCGAGGCCGAGTTGCCGACGTTCGCGCCGGCGATGCTGCGGGCCCGGTTCCACCTGTGGGAGACCGGCACCGCCGCGGCCACGGTGGATCGACTCGCGCGCCTGCGTGGCAGCCATGGCGTGATCCTCAAGGCTCAGGACGAACCGGTGGTGGCAGCCGCAGTCGATGCGCTGGAATCCGGGGGCACCCCGGTGGTCACCTACACCACCGACATCGCCAGCAGTGCCCGCACGGGCTACGTCGGCATCGACAACCACGGGGCGGGCACCACGGCCGCATACCTGATTCGGCAGTGGCTGGGGCAGCCGGTGCGCCCCGGCACCCCCGTCCTGATCACGGTGAGCCGCAACGTCTTTCGCGGCGAGGGGGAGCGGGAGGTCGGTTTCCGGGCGGCGCTGCGCGGATCCGGCCTCGAGGTCATCGACGTGTCGGAGAGCGACGGCATCGATGCGACCAACGAGCGACTGGTGCTCGAGGCGCTACGGCGTCATCCCGGGATCGAGGCGGTCTACTCGGTCGGCGGCGGCAACGCGGCCACCGTCGCGGCGTTCGAGAAGCTGGGTCGGGTCTGCAGAGTGTTCGTTGCCCATGATCTCGACGTCGACAACCGTCGGCTGCTCCACGAGGGCAAGATCTCGGCGGTCCTGCACAACGACCTGCGCGCCGATGCGCGGCTGGCGCTGCGCAAGATCTTGCAGGCGCGCGGGGCGATGCCGGCGGAGCCGGCCAAGTCGGTGCC from Mycolicibacterium sp. MU0053 includes:
- a CDS encoding Gfo/Idh/MocA family oxidoreductase, giving the protein MTTLGLIGLGRIGAFHADTLTNLPGVDRLVITDERPDVARQVATKYGATPVDSVEALLSSGVDGVVVAAATPAHAELTLDAVERHLPTFCEKPVAGTAAESAAVAEVIARSGVPVQIGYQRRFDAAFSAVKAAVDSGALGTLHTVRSTTMDPAPPPMEYIAGSGGIFRDCAVHDFDALRWITGQEAIEVYATGSVQGDPLFSEYGDVDTAAVTVRFDGGALGLVSAARYNGRGYDCRLEVHGFDDTVVAGWDQGVPVRNADAVAAGAFPTGAPHRFFMDRFAAAFRTELEGFLKVVQGGPVSGATVADAVEVAWIAEAAAESLRRNAPITIEEVRR
- a CDS encoding ATP-binding cassette domain-containing protein, with the translated sequence MSTTAEAPIAETPSGGAVPLVELKNAGKSYGNIIALKDINLRVSAGEVTGVLGDNGAGKSTLIKIIAGLHKPTEGQLLIDGTPMEFASPKDALNAGIATVYQDLAVVSLMPVWRNFFLGNELRKRGLLKSLDSNAMRATTITELNKMGIDLPDVDAPIGSLSGGQRQCVAIARAIFFGARVLILDEPTAALGVKQSGMVLRYITAAKEQGFGVVFITHNPHHAHMVGDHFVLLNRGHQKLDCSYDEISLETLTQEMAGGNELEALSHELGRT
- a CDS encoding sugar phosphate isomerase/epimerase family protein, whose amino-acid sequence is MKIAGAPISWGVCEVPGWGHQLGPDRVLAEMRRAGLTATELGPEGFLPADTVALTALLDGFGLACVGGFVPVVLHDAGHDPAKDLAGPLDSLSAAGAGLVILAAATGADGYDSRPVLDDSQWATLLSNLDRLAAAAAERGIKAVLHPHVGTMVENRAEVHRVLAGSSIPLCLDTGHLLIGGTDPLELTRLAPDRIEHTHLKDVDAALCAKVQAGDMSYTDAVAAGLYVPLGAGDVDIAGIVKLLRDNGYDGWYVMEQDAILDAEPDEQDGPLSDVMASVSYLRSISG
- a CDS encoding heme-binding protein, which encodes MKSNPGISRRIAGVSVGALLGGAVAATIAIPAASAAPDCSPGGVANTVNTVQTSALSYLDGHPGANQALMSARGKAPAQAAADVRAYFTANPAEYYELRGILAPIGETQSQCNVSALPPTLSAAYDQFMAG
- a CDS encoding LacI family DNA-binding transcriptional regulator, giving the protein MAHRYKVREIAQQAGLSEATVDRVLNNRPGVRENTRAEVRQAIADLDKQRAQLRLNGRRYLIDVVMQTPTRFSDAFREAVEAELPTFAPAMLRARFHLWETGTAAATVDRLARLRGSHGVILKAQDEPVVAAAVDALESGGTPVVTYTTDIASSARTGYVGIDNHGAGTTAAYLIRQWLGQPVRPGTPVLITVSRNVFRGEGEREVGFRAALRGSGLEVIDVSESDGIDATNERLVLEALRRHPGIEAVYSVGGGNAATVAAFEKLGRVCRVFVAHDLDVDNRRLLHEGKISAVLHNDLRADARLALRKILQARGAMPAEPAKSVPVQIVTPYNIPG